In Cryptomeria japonica chromosome 5, Sugi_1.0, whole genome shotgun sequence, the genomic window TGAAGATTGCATCACAGTTGATACTAGTTTCTTACAGCATTCTGGCAGCAAATTTGTGTCAACGTTCACATAACACATACAAATCtgttacaaaaaatagaagaacCAATTGAATGACTCTCAAGAAATTATTGTCCACGCATGCCGCCCAAAGCCTTGATTCAACTAAATTTCTATTTAGGCATTTGCTATCCTCAATGGACATTAGCTAATAGAAATCTACCATAATATCATCCTGCCACTAACGGCTGATGAAATGTAATACAATATTATCAAACTTATTGCTGATGGGAAATCTCTGCGCATGCAGAAGCCTCTGTATTTGAGATGACAGTCAAAGTGATCTTGCCTCATGGTTTGACATCCAAACTTCTTTATTAGTTTCAAAAGTGGGTTTGAatccttttaaaaatatttttgaacgcCTTCATTAACTATATTTCTTAACTTAAATATTTACCATTCATACTCTATACAAATACAACTACTGATGAAATATAAAACATAATATCATCAAATTCATAATGATCAGAAATCTTGCATAACCAAAGTCCTCTGAATTAAAAATACGATTCAATTAGAATGACACTCACATTCAATATAAAGTGCTCCTGATCCTTGCTTCTCCACAGCTAACTGTAGGAAGGATGCTATTGTAGTCTTCAGTCCCATCTGTGGCCTGTCTCAAGCTGGAATGTCGAGCTTTCCAGTCTGTTATCCAAACATCCTAACTTTTTAACTATGTTTGGGCGATTTTGGGGTTTTTTTTAACAACTATGCATATAATCCATCCATCTTATGGTTTGAATGCTTTATAgaataaataaacaaaaactaagacacattaGAAGTTAGTAGCATGGATATCTTATAAAATTCATCTTTGCAAGAACATACTGTATTAGCATGTGCATCCACTTCGCAGATGCTTAGTTCTACAGGAATACAAATGAGTACAATAAAATTCCTGAATGCAGATTGGTGGTCCGTGCGAACAGAGTTGAACTCTATGATAACCAAACCTGACATGTAGACATAATCGATGTGCTCAACTGTACAAAGTAGAACCAACACCTTCCTacacaccaaaaataaaacaattctgCCATCTAATAACATTTGCGTACCTTTCTGTACCTTTGCCTGGTCGAACTAATTGGGGTGAGTCGAACTCATTAAGGAATAAACCCCTATCCTCTGATATCTCAACACAAAATGCAGGAAATGATGGACGTGCCTAACTGAGTGAAATATAAAACTAGAGCTTCATTATGATTCGGTATCATTCATCAAATATAACAATAATGTTTGCCCACAATCCAGTACTACAGTTAGACAGTTCTATTTAAGTGTTTTTTTATATATAAAGGCATAAATTTGAGGTCTATTTACTGGCAGCTGCTAATGGTTCCTCAACGAATCCATCAATTAAGCAACTATAACTGATAATCCCCACCCGAGACTAGTGATATTTCAAATGGTTACTTCAACAAAAAGCTCTCTCCACCTAGgacaattatgattttcttacttGCAAAATACAATTGCATTGTTCAAAGGCTATTTGATCTCTGTAATTTGCATGAtaagaaaaaaataaatcaaaatacagCTATTCATTTGAAAACACTACAGTCGCAGATCCCTTAAACATCATATTTGATTTCTACTAGTCCATTCTTGCCTTGAAGTACCTAACAAAACAAGTTGTCAATGTGATGATTGATCACAATAATCTTACAAAATAAGCTAATACCAATGAAACAACAGCATCAGCTCAATCTTCTCTCTGCACAGTGATTGTCTTATTTCATTGGTCTGTACTTTGGCAAAATCTTTTCTGATTTAGACATAAACAAGGTTGCTATAATAATATATACTTTTTGATACATCATGATGTCCGTGACCAGAGTTGTAAAGTCTTGTTCCCCCATGATGTATAAACGGTTAACACTATACTGGAGAATGCATGCAACGATTTTTTTTACTCAGATATAATCAAGGTGATCATAGAATCAGCTTATGCTTCCATGTACAAGGTATTGCCATTGTATTTATTGTGCCATTCCAGCATTTAAGTTGGAAGACATACAACACTGTCTTCTGTGAATACTGAATATTGACCACTGTCTGTATACTATTACAATATCATACCCAAATTTTCCATAACAAATCGATTCCTTAAACATGAATTAAATTATGAATAAGAGGAAAAAGAATTGTACAAAAATTAACATATCTAAAACCCAAACAAGTATATTCTTTGGAATCATGGTTGCAGTGCATTGGGAACTCTGTCATGATAAAACTAAAAGCAACCTTCCCTCCAACTCTCAACTTTCAAAACACGGCTTTTAATTTTCTACAATATCTTGCTGGTCACCATTTGCGTTCATCACTTACAATCACGTTTATATTACAGGGCTACTAAAAAATCAATATTGAGAAGTTATGATATATTGGGTGGCAATGCTTTCTCAAACATAGCAATGGGTAATTCCAGGAATGTAAAGTGAATATTCTGCAGTCAACATTGTCAGCATGCACTTCAAAGAGATATTCTCCATCCAATTCATAGCAAATTGATCAAATTGCTCATATAGGGCAACTCCACCAGCCAGAAGTGCTGAGGATTTAGTGCATGCTTTTCCAGCCACCCACACACGAATATTAAGAATCCTTTAAAGCTTTCTTGCTTCTATAAAGCAAAAGAACCTCCTGAAAAATATAGTGTGTAATTTAACCAACATCAAATGAGACTGCCTACAACCTACTGTTGTTCAGTACATGCTACTCTTATTCATAGCCATCCATTTATACAAAGTTAGCCAATGTTGCAGCTGTTCTTAACAATCAAATATACATCCCTATCTAACAAAATTCTGGTCCACTGAAACAATTAGAATTCAGAGGAGGTTGTACAAAATTGTAGGTGATAGATAAAAACTTCATGCACTAACCTAACTGCTAGGAGCTTTGATATCAGCTTTATCCAACATTAAGAGAAAGGCAATATTTGACTCAAATAAGCTCTACTGCCTGCTTGCTTGCTTCAGCAGCTAAAGTGGTCTTGTTCATTGAGAAAAGCCTGTGGTTACTAGAACCACCTATAGTGGCATAGAGGAAAGCTTCACTAGAGTCATCTGGAATAGCTGCGTGGAGAACATCCTTTGTAGGTTTTGAATAAACCTCTCCAGGCCCAGATGAACACTCGGGAGAATGTGGATATAGTGACTTTCCTTTGTTTTTGGCCTCGTTACATGCTGGGTCTAAAGGTAAAGCATCAGCAGTAACCTTGGAATCGCTGTGCTCATCAAGTCCCGATGATCCATCAAAAGATAGAGATGTTTTTGTTTTTTGCCCCAAGTCCAGATCAGTTAATGTCGGCCATGTGGTGGGTATCAGTTGTGGCTCTTGTCTTCCATCAAGGTGCAATGCTAACTGCAAAACCATGTCTCAGTAAAATTTACATAGCATTTTCTCTCATATTGCAAATAAAATACAAAAAGCGGTTGCACTGCTACAATTGTGAATGGGAAATGACCCACCTCATACTTCAAATGCTCATTTCTATCTCGCAAGTCCTGATAGGTTTTCAAAAGCTTCTGTTCCTCCTGTTCCATAATACAGCTCATAAGAAATGTGCCCTTTAACCAAAAACCTTATGCCCATATTGATGGCATATTCCAAACTAAAACAGATCCCACAGAACACAAAAAGAGGGGGCTTAGAAAATGATTAGAAGCAAGTCTGTTGAGAAAAAGTTGAAGTCCCAACCTCTTTCAGTCTGTCCCTTTCTGACAATAGAGTGTTGACTGACTCCCTCAGTTCATTGTGATTCTGAATTTGGCATTAGCCCAAAATCAGTGACACAAGCAAAATATCAATAACTTCCATATCCAACCACACTCATCTAAACATACTCAGATGCACAGAACCACAGAAAACACATTATAGACTAGAAGCCAAGTTCCACTTggtaaaaaacaaaaaacaaattaatataatattaacaaTATTCAGTGTTATGAAAAACTATCAATAATTTCCATACGCTCATGTACATACTTGCATCAGAGGATTACAGATAATCTAGTAAGCCCAAGATTCCCAGATCTAACTTGAgcaaagcaatataaataccagTAGTACTCCAAAATCAGAGATATAAGCAAAAAAAAAACCAATAGTATCAATACATACCcacgcccatccatttactcatatCCACACTGTCGGTGCTGTAAATGAATTATAGATGACTAGAAACTAGATCCAATTTGTTAAAAACAGTATGAATACAAACACAACCTTAAAATCAGTGAAACTTGCACTCCAAGAAAGAGTCAAGACCTTTAAATCCCATCAGCACccccattgatggacacacacccaCATGCAGAAAACTAAAACAAATCTGACAAGGACAAGAAACCAGTTCCGCTAGTCCGAACCAATGTACCAATACTACTCCATAACCAATGATACAACCTAAATACCAATAATTTCACCATGCACAGACATTCATGGCTACATGCACAAAACTATAGCCTGGCTACGAAGGACTAGAAACCAGTTCCAATTAATGAAAAACAAAAGGAATACAAACATTACCCAAAATCAGAGATAACAGGAAAATAGGAATAACTTCGATATATACCCAAATTCATGTAAATATATCCTCCTGCACAAAATTATGTAAAAGCTACTTAGGACTAAAAACAGATTCCATCTGAAAAGCAATACATTACATACCTTTTTCTTGGGAGCTCTTCTGGAGGGTGCAGTCCTCACCCTTCCACTCTGCACTtcaaacataaatattcctcagaCCCATCTCTTAAATTCCAAATGAACTGGACTAATCTTGTCCTTGCATTTCAAATAAGATACAAATAAATTACAACACTAACAATAACCCGTATGCCATCCAGAACAATTACAGAAACCCAACAAATTAAGGTACTCAGACGAAAAATTAAAGACCAACCCACTCCTTAAATTTCAACAAAAAAGATGTAAAAT contains:
- the LOC131054708 gene encoding uncharacterized protein LOC131054708 isoform X1 produces the protein MASSEFIRKRRKKIHAQFTVEELDAAETLLTLCHCGENAFIKWGAKRRRSQIAGGGTSKLLTIKSSPFTPLSLSWSETDEYNGQASPHPPLSLPQSGRVRTAPSRRAPKKKNHNELRESVNTLLSERDRLKEEEQKLLKTYQDLRDRNEHLKYELALHLDGRQEPQLIPTTWPTLTDLDLGQKTKTSLSFDGSSGLDEHSDSKVTADALPLDPACNEAKNKGKSLYPHSPECSSGPGEVYSKPTKDVLHAAIPDDSSEAFLYATIGGSSNHRLFSMNKTTLAAEASKQAVELI
- the LOC131054708 gene encoding uncharacterized protein LOC131054708 isoform X2 → MASSEFIRKRRKKIHAQFTVEELDAAETLLTLCHCGENAFIKWGAKRRRSQIAGGGTSKLLTIKSSPFTPLSLSWSETDEYNGQASPHPPLSLPQSGRVRTAPSRRAPKKKEEQKLLKTYQDLRDRNEHLKYELALHLDGRQEPQLIPTTWPTLTDLDLGQKTKTSLSFDGSSGLDEHSDSKVTADALPLDPACNEAKNKGKSLYPHSPECSSGPGEVYSKPTKDVLHAAIPDDSSEAFLYATIGGSSNHRLFSMNKTTLAAEASKQAVELI